AATCAGTTTAACATTACCTCTGCAAGAAAAGGCATATCAATCAAATATTTTATTTCCGTTTTTTGATGGTCTGATCCCAGAAGGGTGGATTTTGGATATTGTTCAAAAGAGCTGGAAGGTGAATGAAAAGGATAGGATGGGAATTCTTCTCGTCGCATGTAAAGATTGCATTGGAGCTGTATCAATTGAACCACTAGTATGACATGTTTATACTGCTATAGGGACTCAGAAGGTGATTTTCACACAAATTGCAGTAAGAAAATATTTGGTCTCCCAAAGCCACCGAATGTACCGTATACAGAAGAAGATCTTCTTAATCTGGCGGAACAAATGAT
This Marinoscillum sp. 108 DNA region includes the following protein-coding sequences:
- a CDS encoding HipA N-terminal domain-containing protein; translation: MRKAKVFYQDQWAGTLTEDDEGYHFQYESEYFAKKGEPISLTLPLQEKAYQSNILFPFFDGLIPEGWILDIVQKSWKVNEKDRMGILLVACKDCIGAVSIEPLV